The following proteins are encoded in a genomic region of Triticum dicoccoides isolate Atlit2015 ecotype Zavitan chromosome 1B, WEW_v2.0, whole genome shotgun sequence:
- the LOC119312758 gene encoding protein RADIALIS-like 3 gives MASLSMSAGWTPKQNKLFEQALAVHDRDTPDRWHNIARAVGGGKSADDVRRYYELLVHDIARIEAGKVSFPAYRPPCPGPGHNASYEADRLKHLKI, from the exons ATGGCTTCTCTGTCGATGAGCGCGGGGTGGACGCCGAAGCAGAACAAGCTGTTCGAGCAGGCGTTGGCGGTGCACGACAGGGACACACCCGACCGCTGGCACAACATCGCCCGTGCTGTCGGGGGCGGCAAGTCGGCGGACGAtgtcaggcgctactacgagctgcTCGTCCACGACATCGCCCGGATCGAGGCCGGCAAGGTGTCTTTCCCCGCCTACCGTCCACCATGCCCCGGCCCCGGCCACAACGCCAGCTACGAGGCCGACAG GTTGAAGCACTTGAAGATCTAG